The Falsibacillus albus genome has a window encoding:
- a CDS encoding MFS transporter, whose product MRHSNQLRFWILVSIVAISGFSQGMLLPLIAVIFEHDGVSSSLNGINATALYIGILIISPFMEGPLRKFGYKPIIIAGGGVVILSLALFPLWKTFWFWFFLRLCIGIGDNALHFATQTWITSFSSKERRGRNISLYGLFFGIGFAAGPLMTPLVDISQSLPFIISSVLCLIAWGFLFTLKNDFPEQDMAVNSFKDTISRFSTAVRFGWVAFLPAMGYGFLESSLNGSFPVYALRIGLSVSSVSILLTSFAIGSIVFQLPLGIMSDKFGRRNIIIAISLIGGISFIAASAVEHSVLLLSICLFIAGMVVGSTFSLGISYMSDLMPKNLLPTGNLICGIAFSVGSLSGPFIAGIFIEYFSDVSFFNIISFLMLTIFAFVTMYGRKMEKKVEHAFHS is encoded by the coding sequence ATGAGGCATTCAAATCAACTGCGATTTTGGATTTTAGTCAGCATCGTGGCGATTTCCGGCTTCTCGCAAGGGATGCTGCTTCCGCTGATTGCGGTCATCTTCGAGCATGACGGCGTATCCTCATCGTTAAATGGAATCAACGCGACAGCTTTATATATCGGGATTTTAATCATATCCCCTTTCATGGAAGGGCCGCTCAGGAAATTCGGCTATAAACCGATCATCATCGCAGGCGGCGGCGTGGTCATTTTATCATTGGCCCTGTTCCCGCTCTGGAAAACGTTCTGGTTTTGGTTTTTCTTAAGGCTCTGCATCGGGATCGGCGACAACGCCCTCCATTTTGCCACCCAGACGTGGATCACATCTTTTTCATCCAAGGAACGACGCGGACGGAACATATCCCTCTATGGCCTCTTTTTCGGAATTGGCTTTGCGGCTGGTCCGCTGATGACACCGCTTGTCGACATCAGCCAGTCGCTACCGTTCATCATTTCCTCGGTCCTTTGTTTAATTGCGTGGGGCTTTTTATTTACATTGAAAAATGATTTTCCAGAGCAGGACATGGCGGTCAATTCGTTCAAGGATACGATCAGCCGCTTTTCGACGGCCGTCCGCTTCGGCTGGGTCGCCTTCCTGCCTGCCATGGGGTATGGATTTTTGGAATCGTCCCTGAACGGAAGCTTCCCCGTTTATGCCTTGCGCATCGGCTTGTCCGTCAGCAGCGTGTCCATCCTGCTGACCTCATTTGCCATCGGCAGCATCGTGTTTCAGCTGCCGCTCGGAATCATGAGCGATAAGTTTGGTAGGCGAAACATCATCATTGCCATTTCGCTGATCGGCGGGATTAGCTTCATAGCCGCCAGTGCCGTAGAACATTCGGTCCTTTTATTGAGCATTTGCCTATTCATTGCCGGAATGGTCGTCGGATCGACCTTCTCGCTTGGCATCAGCTACATGTCCGACCTTATGCCGAAGAACCTGCTCCCGACTGGGAACCTGATCTGCGGTATCGCCTTCAGCGTCGGCAGCCTGTCCGGGCCGTTCATTGCCGGCATCTTCATCGAATACTTTTCGGACGTCAGCTTTTTCAACATCATCAGCTTCCTGATGCTTACCATCTTCGCCTTCGTCACGATGTACGGAAGGAAAATGGAGAAAAAAGTTGAGCATGCCTTTCATAGCTAA
- a CDS encoding YfkD famly protein: MKWPQSILAVIFALFTLTNPVHAEKTKAPEKSVQAKIPSSVLNVAKENTYPNPTQDMPYLQPSEFTKDLLKSSNVKIDNPNLIKMFNESAINKTPFSIGLRATIFLGEWPLSYESSETAPNWEYQKINTNYFDNRGGKKNYQIHYVQESQKVIKGGLTAKIAKSEDVKKMMLLKAMENTKLPLSWDTIVGAGTKKDNVYNIAPKRLGYLYGYAPAVNEKGKVTYGEVYLVLKGLKRMIIVKNVTSQGIGAWIPVQDHVSFGFISTDRPR, translated from the coding sequence ATGAAATGGCCTCAATCTATTCTAGCCGTCATTTTTGCATTATTTACACTTACCAATCCCGTTCATGCTGAAAAAACAAAAGCACCTGAAAAATCTGTTCAGGCTAAAATACCATCCTCGGTCTTGAATGTGGCGAAGGAAAACACTTATCCAAACCCGACACAGGATATGCCGTATTTGCAGCCGAGCGAATTCACGAAAGACTTGTTGAAGTCATCGAATGTCAAAATCGACAACCCGAATTTGATTAAAATGTTCAATGAATCAGCGATTAACAAAACGCCTTTCTCCATCGGATTGAGAGCGACGATCTTCCTTGGTGAGTGGCCGCTGAGCTACGAGTCGTCGGAAACGGCGCCGAACTGGGAATATCAAAAAATCAACACGAATTACTTTGACAACCGAGGCGGGAAAAAGAATTATCAAATTCACTACGTCCAGGAATCGCAAAAGGTCATTAAAGGCGGCTTGACGGCCAAGATCGCAAAATCTGAAGACGTCAAAAAAATGATGCTCTTAAAAGCGATGGAAAACACAAAGCTTCCATTATCATGGGATACCATCGTCGGAGCAGGCACGAAAAAAGATAACGTCTACAACATCGCACCAAAACGGCTCGGCTACCTATACGGCTATGCTCCAGCCGTCAATGAAAAAGGGAAAGTGACTTACGGCGAAGTCTACCTGGTCCTCAAAGGGCTGAAACGGATGATCATCGTCAAAAACGTTACCTCCCAAGGCATCGGCGCCTGGATCCCCGTTCAGGACCACGTCTCATTCGGCTTCATCTCAACCGATCGACCAAGATAA
- a CDS encoding Gfo/Idh/MocA family oxidoreductase — MKKANLCFIGAGFHASTNIFPSAIEAGAEIQAISTRNIDRSKAALQRFGSNGTPYDDYKKMLEQEECDGVVVIAQPVDQPSIVLDCIRAGKNVYVEKPLGMSVEEAAQIADAAEEAGVIVMVGFMKRFAPCYAKLKDLMTEGNLGAARSFQARFAVDSTPFCKNEDQFIKFAAIHMVDLVRYLFGEVLQVTGLKYTDQEFISQSISLKFENGVVGSLYFTGMTAWSRESENMLVTFDNGFAFADEINTLTVHQSQTFEDLPWKSLREENAVFTPSATPMSGPYRDLYLRGFVGEMAHFIGCCKSGETPTSNGRDNVNTMLLCDRILSALQ; from the coding sequence ATGAAAAAAGCAAACCTCTGTTTTATCGGTGCTGGCTTTCATGCATCGACGAACATTTTTCCATCTGCTATCGAAGCAGGCGCGGAAATACAAGCTATATCCACAAGGAATATTGATCGTTCCAAGGCTGCGCTGCAGCGGTTTGGAAGCAATGGGACGCCTTATGATGATTATAAAAAAATGTTGGAACAAGAAGAATGCGACGGGGTTGTCGTCATCGCACAGCCTGTGGATCAACCTTCCATTGTGCTCGATTGTATCAGGGCCGGGAAAAATGTATATGTAGAAAAACCACTTGGGATGAGTGTGGAAGAAGCGGCTCAAATTGCAGATGCGGCTGAAGAAGCAGGAGTGATCGTGATGGTTGGATTCATGAAACGCTTTGCCCCTTGCTATGCGAAGTTAAAAGATTTAATGACAGAGGGTAATCTGGGTGCCGCTCGTTCTTTCCAAGCAAGGTTTGCGGTGGACAGCACACCGTTTTGTAAAAATGAAGATCAATTTATCAAATTTGCCGCGATACATATGGTTGACCTTGTTCGCTATCTTTTTGGAGAAGTCCTTCAAGTAACAGGTCTGAAATATACAGACCAGGAATTCATCTCCCAAAGTATTTCGCTGAAGTTTGAAAATGGCGTCGTCGGGAGCCTCTATTTTACGGGAATGACAGCTTGGTCGCGTGAAAGTGAAAATATGCTCGTCACATTTGATAACGGCTTTGCCTTCGCTGATGAAATCAATACCTTGACCGTGCATCAGTCGCAAACTTTTGAAGACCTGCCATGGAAGTCCTTAAGGGAGGAGAACGCCGTTTTCACTCCATCGGCCACACCGATGTCCGGACCTTACAGAGACCTTTATTTACGAGGGTTTGTCGGGGAAATGGCCCACTTTATCGGCTGTTGTAAAAGTGGGGAAACGCCCACTTCAAATGGACGCGACAATGTGAATACAATGCTGCTATGTGATCGCATACTTTCTGCGCTGCAGTAA
- a CDS encoding YidH family protein, producing the protein MNNENKEHTVDSKYIQQHLANERTYLAWIRTAIATIGVGFLITNLHFSLSEDFSEMGDILANVIGALSIVFGLATILFSTVSYFTKLKKINEQTFRASRGPIWILSTILIVIIFIFAFYLFYITTPFTVR; encoded by the coding sequence ATGAACAATGAAAACAAAGAGCATACAGTCGATTCAAAGTATATCCAGCAGCATCTGGCCAATGAGCGAACATATCTCGCTTGGATCAGGACGGCCATTGCCACGATCGGCGTAGGGTTTCTGATCACGAATCTGCATTTCTCCTTGAGCGAAGATTTCAGTGAAATGGGCGACATCTTGGCAAATGTGATCGGCGCATTGTCCATCGTCTTCGGGCTGGCGACCATCCTATTTTCGACGGTCAGCTATTTTACGAAATTGAAGAAAATCAATGAGCAGACATTCAGGGCATCAAGAGGGCCGATTTGGATTTTGTCGACCATTTTGATTGTCATAATTTTTATTTTTGCCTTTTATTTGTTTTATATTACGACACCATTTACTGTGCGCTAA
- a CDS encoding DUF1128 domain-containing protein, which produces MDLSQKSPENIEFMVEEIKTKLRMVNVGAIKPGYFDEEMYEDLHDLYSMVKRKDSFSPSEMQAIAEELGNIRKKA; this is translated from the coding sequence GTGGATCTTTCTCAAAAATCACCCGAAAATATCGAATTCATGGTTGAAGAAATAAAGACAAAACTAAGAATGGTCAATGTAGGCGCAATCAAGCCTGGCTATTTCGATGAAGAAATGTACGAGGACCTTCACGACCTCTATTCAATGGTCAAACGAAAAGATTCATTCAGTCCCAGCGAAATGCAGGCCATCGCAGAGGAACTGGGGAACATTCGTAAAAAAGCATAA
- a CDS encoding YihY/virulence factor BrkB family protein — translation MREKKISKSFIKNLASSIQYDDAVGLAAELSYFFLLSMFPLLIFLVTLLPYLPFTEEDVLNVIRDFAPGQTMDLIQTNLKEIMSNRSNGLLSFGIIATIWSASNGMNAIVKALNRAYRIDETRSFLVTRGMSIFLTFGMIFVFMVALLLPVFGKQIGMYLFSKFGFSELFLQLWNALRWIVSAIILFLIFVGIYYFAPSKKISCVTAFPGAIVATIGWVIASFAFSFYVSSFGNYSSTYGSIGGIIVLMLWLFISGFIIILGGEVNALLNVDDEECKS, via the coding sequence ATGAGAGAGAAAAAGATTAGTAAATCGTTCATAAAGAATTTAGCATCAAGCATCCAATACGATGATGCTGTCGGACTGGCAGCGGAATTGTCCTATTTCTTCTTGCTTTCGATGTTTCCTTTGCTGATCTTTTTAGTGACGTTATTACCTTACCTGCCTTTTACAGAAGAAGATGTCCTGAATGTCATCCGGGATTTTGCACCGGGACAGACGATGGACTTGATCCAAACCAATTTGAAGGAAATCATGAGCAACCGGAGCAACGGCTTGCTTTCATTCGGGATCATCGCGACGATCTGGTCGGCGTCCAACGGGATGAATGCAATCGTCAAAGCGTTGAACCGCGCCTATCGCATCGATGAAACAAGGTCCTTCCTTGTGACGAGGGGCATGTCGATCTTCTTGACGTTCGGGATGATCTTCGTATTCATGGTTGCATTGCTGCTGCCGGTATTCGGCAAGCAGATCGGGATGTATCTATTCTCTAAATTCGGTTTTTCCGAGTTGTTTTTACAGCTTTGGAATGCATTAAGATGGATTGTCAGCGCCATTATCTTATTTCTGATCTTTGTGGGCATCTACTACTTTGCCCCGAGTAAAAAAATTAGCTGCGTCACGGCCTTTCCTGGGGCGATCGTAGCCACCATCGGATGGGTCATTGCTTCTTTTGCCTTTTCCTTCTATGTCAGCAGTTTCGGAAATTACTCCTCGACCTATGGAAGCATCGGGGGGATCATCGTCCTGATGCTCTGGCTCTTCATCTCAGGCTTCATCATCATCCTCGGCGGCGAGGTCAATGCCCTGCTCAATGTGGATGACGAAGAATGCAAAAGCTGA
- a CDS encoding OsmC family protein: MKYTMKEGGFFTELPYGRLDISGDEAYGIRPYQLMVSSIAVCSGGVLRKILEKQRVDVKDIEVQAGVERNEEEANRIEKVALHFTITGTGLSEKKIEKAMVLTRKNCSMVQSVIGSIEVTETFELKEG, from the coding sequence ATGAAATATACAATGAAAGAAGGCGGCTTTTTCACGGAGCTGCCATACGGAAGACTGGACATTTCAGGCGACGAGGCATACGGTATCCGTCCGTACCAGCTGATGGTGTCATCCATCGCAGTTTGCAGCGGGGGCGTATTGAGAAAAATCCTTGAAAAGCAGCGCGTTGATGTGAAGGACATCGAAGTTCAGGCTGGGGTGGAACGCAACGAAGAAGAAGCAAACCGCATCGAGAAAGTGGCGCTTCACTTCACGATCACCGGAACAGGACTTTCAGAAAAGAAAATCGAGAAAGCAATGGTGTTGACACGGAAAAATTGCTCGATGGTGCAATCGGTCATCGGCAGCATCGAAGTGACCGAAACATTTGAGTTGAAGGAAGGATAA
- a CDS encoding MFS transporter — MKINGILSKNVIRQVQHNKPLLFLWLASICSGLSISIYLLCEQWYVLKRLHMTESLGLILMATTLPRVIFMMFGGVAADYVRRSRIIFFSLLVRGLLILSMFLLLTIGQLQFWQLFVFAFSFGSIDAFFWPARDSLLPSLVHKHQLTRANSLIQTTSQITTLIGPLIGAFLLSLLSFKGVFITISILLITGSLFALNISDRRIIDQPGKDVSIFVHLKTGFQYVRRSPLLLALMLTFIIDNFFFIGPLMLSIPVMADEKFGGSAVHLSLLQSAFAAGMLSGAVLSGLINLRNARGRTVILLIMAEGAGLIFLSGAPFLWMAAIILFLIGMAISSINIPVASLIQETTDQEKMGRVMSLTTMVSIGFIPLSYAGVSALMTSRLSIYRILLIGGTVLLLYGFFLWVKARSLKDAS, encoded by the coding sequence ATGAAAATCAATGGAATTTTGTCTAAAAACGTTATTCGACAAGTCCAACACAATAAACCGTTACTTTTCCTTTGGCTGGCCAGCATATGCTCAGGGCTCTCGATTTCGATTTATTTGTTATGTGAACAATGGTATGTCTTGAAACGGCTGCATATGACAGAATCGCTTGGATTGATTTTAATGGCGACAACTTTGCCTCGCGTGATTTTTATGATGTTTGGCGGAGTGGCAGCGGATTATGTACGAAGATCGCGGATCATTTTCTTTTCACTTTTGGTCAGGGGATTGCTGATATTGTCGATGTTTTTGCTTTTAACGATCGGGCAACTTCAATTTTGGCAGCTGTTTGTATTCGCCTTTTCCTTTGGCTCCATCGATGCTTTTTTTTGGCCGGCACGCGATTCGCTCCTCCCTTCTCTCGTTCACAAACATCAGTTGACGCGGGCAAATTCGCTGATCCAGACGACCAGCCAGATCACGACGCTGATCGGACCATTGATTGGAGCATTCCTCTTATCCCTCCTCTCATTTAAAGGCGTTTTTATCACGATTTCCATTTTGCTCATTACCGGGAGCCTCTTTGCACTGAACATCAGTGATAGACGGATCATCGATCAACCAGGCAAAGACGTTTCGATTTTTGTCCATTTAAAAACTGGGTTTCAATATGTGAGAAGGAGTCCACTGTTATTGGCACTGATGCTGACGTTCATCATCGATAATTTCTTTTTCATCGGTCCACTCATGCTAAGCATCCCGGTCATGGCTGATGAAAAATTTGGAGGGTCAGCCGTTCATTTGAGCCTCCTGCAGAGTGCATTTGCCGCAGGAATGTTAAGCGGTGCGGTGTTGTCGGGGTTGATCAATTTGAGAAATGCAAGGGGCCGCACCGTCATCCTCCTTATCATGGCAGAAGGCGCAGGTTTGATCTTTTTAAGCGGAGCACCTTTTCTTTGGATGGCTGCCATTATACTTTTTTTGATTGGCATGGCGATTTCGAGCATCAACATCCCTGTTGCAAGCTTGATTCAAGAAACGACTGATCAAGAAAAAATGGGACGCGTCATGAGTTTGACGACCATGGTCTCGATTGGATTCATCCCGCTTTCCTATGCTGGGGTATCTGCTCTGATGACAAGCCGCTTGTCCATTTATAGGATTTTATTGATTGGCGGTACCGTTTTGTTGCTGTATGGCTTTTTTCTTTGGGTAAAAGCAAGAAGCTTGAAAGATGCTTCCTAA
- the map gene encoding type I methionyl aminopeptidase, which produces MIILKSPREIENMRRSGVLLATIHQEIAKLIKPGITTMEIDRFVEGFLKKHGATPEQKGYKGYEFATCASINDEVCHGFPRKTPLNNGDIVTIDMVVNLNGALSDSAWSYAVGDVDSKTEQLLKVTEESLYKGIEQSVEGNRIGDIGHAIQTYVEGEGFSVVRRFIGHGIGSTIHEKPEVPHFGVAGRGSRLREGMVFTIEPMVNIGDFEVKMDDNGWTARTEDGSLSAQFEHTIAVTKDGPVILTRL; this is translated from the coding sequence TTGATTATTCTTAAATCGCCGCGGGAAATTGAAAATATGCGCAGATCGGGGGTGCTGCTGGCGACGATCCATCAGGAAATCGCCAAATTGATCAAACCGGGCATTACCACGATGGAGATTGATCGATTTGTCGAGGGGTTCTTGAAGAAGCATGGCGCCACCCCGGAACAGAAGGGATATAAAGGATACGAGTTTGCCACTTGTGCATCGATCAATGATGAAGTCTGCCACGGCTTTCCGCGGAAGACACCATTGAATAATGGGGATATTGTGACGATCGATATGGTTGTGAATTTGAATGGAGCTCTGTCGGATTCAGCTTGGAGCTATGCAGTTGGAGACGTGGATTCGAAGACAGAGCAGCTTCTTAAGGTGACAGAAGAGTCCCTTTATAAAGGCATTGAGCAATCGGTTGAAGGGAACAGGATCGGGGATATCGGCCATGCCATCCAGACCTATGTCGAAGGCGAAGGATTTTCGGTCGTTCGCAGATTCATCGGCCATGGGATTGGTTCGACGATTCATGAGAAGCCTGAAGTGCCGCATTTCGGTGTTGCCGGGAGAGGCTCCAGACTTCGTGAGGGCATGGTTTTTACCATTGAGCCCATGGTCAACATCGGCGACTTTGAAGTAAAAATGGATGACAACGGATGGACGGCAAGGACTGAGGACGGATCTCTTTCTGCCCAGTTCGAGCATACGATTGCGGTCACGAAGGACGGCCCGGTGATTTTGACGAGATTATAA
- a CDS encoding adenylosuccinate synthetase yields the protein MASKFFKGVLLGAAAGGLLSLLDKETRTAVISSSKRNGEKAWEMVSHPRELVAKSKDLYERSTAAFQQVKEDLEYINEKVEEVKKITPEIKSMVKDTKETFEHSAEKYKDALVEDEQQV from the coding sequence ATGGCGAGTAAATTTTTCAAGGGAGTACTATTAGGGGCTGCAGCAGGTGGATTATTGAGTTTATTGGACAAAGAGACAAGAACGGCCGTCATTTCCTCAAGCAAACGCAATGGGGAAAAGGCGTGGGAGATGGTGAGCCATCCGCGCGAGCTTGTGGCCAAGTCCAAGGATTTGTACGAAAGATCCACAGCTGCCTTTCAGCAAGTGAAGGAAGATCTGGAGTATATCAATGAAAAAGTGGAAGAAGTAAAAAAAATCACACCGGAAATCAAATCGATGGTAAAGGATACGAAAGAAACGTTTGAGCACTCTGCTGAAAAGTATAAGGATGCTTTGGTGGAGGATGAACAGCAAGTATAA
- the cax gene encoding calcium/proton exchanger — MDKIFGLLVLAGVPLSIIGSLLHWPSVVMFIVYCVTIIALASYMGRATESLAIVAGPRIGGLLNATFGNAVELIISIFALQAGLTEVVLASLTGSVIGNLLLVAGLSFFVGGLKFKRQKFNVFDARHNSGLLMFAVIVAFVIPEIFAMSMEPSRTISLSVGISIILIILYMAALFFKLVTHRGVYQSQNDSAGEEAHEEPEWSKGRATLVLALATVAVAYISENLVHTFETVAHSFGWSELFIGVIIVAIVGNAAEHASAILMAYKNKMDVAVEIAIGSTLQVAMFVAPVLVLISLFYAQSMSLIFTIPELVAMVSSVLLTVVIANDGETNWFEGATLLAAYVIMGLGFYLL, encoded by the coding sequence ATGGATAAAATCTTTGGTTTATTGGTCTTGGCCGGGGTGCCGCTTTCCATCATCGGATCCTTGCTGCATTGGCCGAGCGTGGTCATGTTCATTGTATACTGTGTCACGATCATCGCGCTGGCATCATATATGGGGAGAGCGACGGAAAGCTTGGCGATAGTGGCAGGACCTCGGATCGGTGGGCTACTCAATGCAACGTTCGGAAATGCAGTCGAACTGATCATCTCTATTTTTGCCCTGCAGGCGGGATTGACGGAAGTCGTCCTGGCATCGCTGACCGGGTCGGTGATCGGGAACCTCCTGCTTGTGGCAGGACTTTCATTTTTCGTAGGCGGACTGAAGTTCAAGCGCCAGAAATTCAATGTCTTTGACGCAAGGCACAACTCGGGGCTGCTCATGTTTGCCGTCATCGTTGCCTTTGTCATCCCTGAAATCTTTGCGATGTCGATGGAACCATCCCGGACGATCAGCTTGAGCGTCGGCATCTCCATCATCTTGATCATCTTATACATGGCAGCACTTTTCTTTAAACTCGTCACCCACCGAGGGGTCTATCAATCACAAAATGACTCTGCCGGGGAAGAGGCTCATGAAGAACCGGAATGGAGCAAGGGAAGGGCGACACTCGTACTGGCGCTGGCAACCGTTGCCGTCGCATATATCTCAGAAAACCTTGTACATACGTTTGAAACGGTCGCACACAGCTTTGGCTGGAGCGAGCTGTTCATCGGGGTCATCATCGTCGCCATCGTCGGAAACGCTGCCGAGCATGCATCCGCCATTTTGATGGCGTACAAAAATAAAATGGATGTCGCCGTCGAAATTGCCATCGGCTCGACCTTGCAGGTGGCGATGTTCGTCGCGCCTGTGCTTGTGTTGATCTCCCTGTTCTATGCCCAATCGATGTCGCTCATTTTCACGATCCCCGAGCTGGTCGCAATGGTGTCATCAGTGCTCTTGACGGTCGTCATCGCCAATGACGGGGAGACGAACTGGTTCGAGGGGGCCACGCTGCTTGCAGCATACGTGATCATGGGATTGGGATTTTATTTGTTGTAG
- a CDS encoding heavy metal translocating P-type ATPase: MSTEAKRIAIPKVKKESFLDKIKPHAELIAALMSGVFILTGWLLQKNEASGTSVAFFLLAFLIGGFAKAKEGIEETIENKELNVEMLMIFAAIGSAIIGYWTEGAILIFIFAVSGALETYTMNKSQKEISSLMDLQPEEATLLVDSDEKRVHVSELNIGDQILVKPGERIPSDGQIVKGQTTIDEAAITGESIPITKEQDGEVFAGTVNITGTVTIEITKPNSDTLFQKIIKLVQSAQSEKSPSQLFIERFEGTYVKVVLIVVLLMMFVPHLLLDWTWKETFYRAMILLVVASPCALVASIMPATLSAISNGAKHGILFKGGVHLENLSNLKAIAFDKTGTLTKGKPEVTDVIVRPDVDENEVLHKVASIENYSHHPLAQAIVQYVKKRDRTNPLLQPDSLEDVSGWGVKAALHGEDWKIGKADFVGAENARSFANDAGSKLAAEGKTIVFVQDPNGIAAILALKDTVRDITVDAIKLLRDQGLYTIMLTGDSEKTAKAIAEEAYVNQYIAECLPDMKVSELKKLKEQFNNVAMVGDGINDAPALATANVGIAMGEGTDVALETADVVLMKNDLSRISEAIQISKRMNRIIKQNVIFSISVIMLLIASNFLQFLDLPYGVIGHEGSTILVILNSLRLLK, translated from the coding sequence ATGAGTACTGAGGCTAAAAGAATAGCAATTCCCAAGGTGAAAAAGGAATCTTTTTTGGATAAAATCAAACCGCATGCCGAGTTGATCGCCGCTTTGATGAGCGGTGTATTCATCCTAACGGGGTGGCTGCTGCAGAAAAATGAGGCAAGCGGAACTTCTGTCGCTTTCTTCCTGCTCGCCTTTTTGATCGGCGGGTTTGCGAAAGCAAAGGAAGGCATTGAAGAGACGATTGAAAACAAGGAACTGAATGTGGAAATGCTGATGATTTTCGCCGCGATCGGCTCGGCGATCATCGGCTACTGGACGGAAGGCGCCATTTTGATCTTCATTTTTGCCGTCAGCGGCGCCCTTGAAACGTATACGATGAACAAAAGCCAGAAGGAAATCTCGTCATTGATGGATCTACAGCCCGAGGAAGCCACTCTCCTCGTAGACAGTGATGAAAAGAGGGTGCACGTCTCCGAGCTGAACATCGGTGACCAAATCTTAGTAAAGCCGGGTGAGCGCATTCCTTCCGACGGCCAGATCGTCAAAGGCCAGACGACGATTGATGAAGCGGCCATTACAGGCGAATCGATCCCGATTACAAAAGAACAGGACGGGGAAGTCTTCGCCGGGACAGTCAATATCACTGGGACTGTCACGATTGAGATCACCAAGCCGAACAGCGATACGCTTTTCCAAAAAATCATCAAACTTGTCCAATCGGCGCAAAGCGAAAAGTCGCCATCACAACTGTTCATTGAGCGCTTTGAAGGAACGTACGTGAAGGTCGTCCTGATCGTCGTTCTGCTGATGATGTTCGTCCCCCACTTGTTGTTGGACTGGACGTGGAAAGAAACCTTTTACCGTGCCATGATCCTGCTCGTGGTCGCCTCGCCTTGTGCACTCGTTGCCTCGATCATGCCGGCGACACTGTCCGCCATCTCCAACGGCGCGAAGCATGGAATCCTTTTTAAAGGCGGCGTCCATTTAGAAAACTTGAGCAATCTGAAGGCAATTGCATTCGATAAAACCGGGACGCTGACAAAAGGAAAGCCGGAAGTGACCGATGTGATCGTCCGTCCCGACGTGGATGAGAATGAGGTCCTTCATAAGGTCGCGTCGATTGAAAATTACTCGCATCACCCATTGGCCCAGGCGATCGTCCAGTATGTAAAAAAGCGGGATCGCACGAATCCGCTCCTTCAGCCTGATTCCTTGGAAGATGTGTCGGGCTGGGGGGTCAAAGCCGCATTGCACGGTGAAGACTGGAAAATCGGCAAAGCGGATTTCGTCGGTGCTGAAAACGCGCGTAGTTTTGCTAATGATGCGGGAAGCAAGCTTGCAGCAGAAGGAAAAACGATCGTCTTTGTCCAAGACCCAAACGGAATCGCTGCTATCCTTGCGCTGAAGGATACGGTGCGGGATATTACCGTCGATGCCATCAAGCTCCTGCGCGACCAAGGACTCTATACGATCATGCTTACCGGAGACAGCGAAAAGACGGCCAAGGCCATCGCCGAAGAAGCCTATGTCAATCAATACATCGCCGAATGCCTGCCTGACATGAAGGTGTCAGAATTGAAAAAGCTGAAAGAACAGTTCAATAATGTTGCCATGGTCGGCGACGGCATCAATGACGCCCCGGCGCTCGCAACTGCCAATGTCGGCATTGCGATGGGAGAAGGAACGGACGTCGCCCTAGAAACCGCCGATGTCGTTCTCATGAAAAATGATTTATCACGGATTTCCGAAGCGATTCAAATCTCCAAGCGGATGAATCGGATCATCAAGCAAAACGTCATCTTCTCGATATCCGTCATCATGCTCTTGATCGCATCGAACTTCCTGCAATTCTTGGATCTGCCCTACGGCGTCATCGGCCACGAAGGCAGCACCATCCTCGTCATCCTCAACAGTCTGAGGCTCTTGAAATAA
- a CDS encoding pyridoxamine 5'-phosphate oxidase family protein, translating into MNDALKEKILSLMDDHHVGTLATIQDSKPFSRFMMFFHDDLTLYTATNQHAHKANDLTEHPDVHILLGYEGKGLNDSYAEIEAVVEKVGSVEMKRKYWHKQLQPWITGPDDPDYLLLKLSPKTILYYDHAGSEPQELAVGKV; encoded by the coding sequence ATGAACGATGCTTTGAAGGAAAAAATTTTATCATTGATGGATGATCATCATGTCGGAACATTGGCCACTATCCAGGACAGCAAACCGTTTTCGCGGTTTATGATGTTCTTTCATGACGATTTGACACTTTACACAGCTACCAATCAGCATGCCCATAAAGCGAATGATTTAACAGAACATCCAGATGTCCACATCTTGCTTGGCTATGAAGGAAAAGGCTTGAACGATTCGTATGCAGAAATTGAAGCGGTTGTTGAAAAAGTAGGTTCAGTGGAAATGAAGCGGAAATATTGGCACAAACAGCTGCAGCCATGGATCACGGGTCCCGATGATCCCGACTACCTCCTCTTAAAGCTGTCGCCAAAGACGATTTTATATTATGATCATGCCGGATCTGAACCGCAGGAGCTTGCGGTTGGAAAGGTATGA